The Rhododendron vialii isolate Sample 1 chromosome 6a, ASM3025357v1 genome includes a window with the following:
- the LOC131331560 gene encoding OPA3-like protein: MVVFPVLKLGTLTLRTLAKPIANRLKKDAGLHPKFRQFILNIAQAHHRFSTTMQRRVYGRSTEIEIRPLDEERAIQSASDILGEVFLFSVAGLAVIYEVQRNSRAEARKEELRKQEQEASKKKDEAFATEVENLKLRLEKLERRSFLDTFKFWNAKEKQAL; encoded by the exons atGGTGGTTTTTCCAGTTCTAAAGCTTGGAACCCTAACCCTTAGAACCCTCGCCAAACCCATCGCTAATAGGCTCAAGAAAGATGCTGGCTTGCACCCCAAGTTTCGTCAATTCATCCTCAACATTGCCCAG GCACACCATCGCTTCTCGACGACAATGCAAAGGCGGGTTTACGGACGTTCGACCGAGATTGAGATCCGCCCTCTGGACGAGGAGAGAGCTATTCAATCTGCCTCTGATATCCTTGGTGAAGTGTTTCTCTTCTCG GTCGCGGGTCTTGCTGTGATCTACGAGGTGCAAAGAAACTCAAGAGCAGAAGCTAGGAAGGAGGAACTTCGCAAGCAAGAACAAGAG GCATCGAAGAAAAAAGACGAAGCGTTCGCGACAGAGGTGGAGAATTTGAAGCTGAGACTGGAAAAATTGGAGCGAAGAAGCTTCCTGGACACGTTCAAGTTCTGGAATGCGAAGGAAAAACAAGCCCTGTAA